GTAGCTATTGGGCAACATTTGCAAGGTTATCTGGAAGAAGAGAAACTGCTCGATTTTTATATTCGATAAGTTATTTTGCTTTTTTAAAGCCTGGAGGGTATATGTGTAGCCGTAACTATCTTTCTTTCCTTCTTCTCTTTCTTTTTGTCTTACCTATCTCAGCGCAGGATTTTACTTCGCTGAAATGGCAGAACTCTTCTGTTGCGCAAAAACTTTCGTTTGAAGAAGCTCTTTTCCCTATCGGTAGCCAATTACCACGATACATTCATAATATTGATCTTGGAACAGATTACGCTGATTATACCTATCAGGTAAAGATTGAATACCCTGATTTTCAGGCATTAACAAAGAGCGATATTTCTTTTATTACTGCATCAAAAGAATTGCTGAATTCTTATCCTAAGGCTGATACCCGTTTGTTTGTTTCTGCAAAGAAAGGCATTCTTGAAGTTTCATTCGTTCCTCTTGTTTTTCGTGGCGGTCAATATCAACGCATAAACTCTTTCAAACTCACATTAGAGAAAATAGCCGTTAAGCTGAAAAGAACAAGCTCAAATCTGCATACTTCTACCTCAAATTCTAAGATGGCTACAGGTAAATGGGTGAAGATACGTGTAAGTGAATCGGGTGTTTATAAAATAACCAATGCCGAGCTTTCCCAAATGGGATTTACTAATCCCGCTAAAGTCCGGTTATGTGGTTATGGCGGTTTTATTCTTCCTGAGAATTTTAAACTGCCAAAGAATGATGATTTGCCAGAAATTCCTTTATGGCGCGAGAAAGACTATGTTCTTTTCTATGCGAATGGAGTAGTCCGTTGGGATGCAAATACCGGTGTAACCCGTTTTACGCATACCAATAACTACTATTCCAGCTATGGATATTACTTCCTGACAGAAGGAGACGAAACACCCTTAACATTTCCGGTTGAGCAATCTGTAACATCGGACAATGCTACAACAATTACCAGTTTTGATGATTATGCAATATATGAGAAAGATGCCTATAACTGGACTTCTTCAGGAAGAGAGCTCTATGACAGTTATGATTATGTTGCCGGAAATTCGAAAAGTTATTCCTTTACATTACCCGGTATAACCAATGAGAGAGCATATTGCACGGTCGCTTTTGCTGCTGAGTCGGCTAATTATACCAGTGTTGCAATGCAAATTAATGGTGCAAACCTTGGACAGTTCTCCATAGCAGCTTGTCCACAGGGTGATTCTTATTGCAAAGCACAACCGGGTAGTGGAACATTTCCCTGGGATGGAGATAAAAGCGAGAAATCTATCGTAACACTTACCCATTCACGTGAATCTGGCGTTTCCGGTCGGTTAGATTATATTCAGCTGAATTACAGAAGAAAGCTGGCACTCTATGATTCTTTCACGGCATTCCGTAATCTACCCTCGGTTAATACAATCTCTACTTACGTTATATCAGGGGCCAATAGCAATATGAAAGTCTGGGATATTACTACTCCGGGCGATTACAAGCAGATAAACGGTTCACTCTCTGAAAGCAATTATTCATTTACTGTGAACAATCCTTCGTTAAGAGAATTTGTTGCAGTAGATGTAAATGGCGCCAATCTAAAGAAAGTGGAGGTTGTGGGAGTAGTCAGTAACCAGAACCTGCATGCTTTGGGGCAATGTGATATGGCAATTATTGTACCTTCCAACGGTGATTTCCTTGCTCAGGCAGAACGTCTGGCCGATGCTCACCGAACAAAGGATGGAATGACAGTTCATGTGGTCACAGCAGACCAGGTTTACAATGAATTCTCTTCGGGTACTCCGGATGCAACGGCTTATCGCTGGTTTATGAAGATGTTTTATGACCGCGCAGTATCGGAAAGCGAATTACCTCGTTACCTTTTGCTTTTTGGTGATTGTGCGTGGGATAACCGAATGATTACTTCTTCCTGGCAGGGATATTCTACGAATGATTTCCTCTTGGGGTACCAATCAAATAACTCTACGTGGGAAACTTACTCTTATGTAACGGATGATTATCTGGGATTGCTTGACGATGAAGACGGAGCCAGCCTGGAATATAACGGAATGGATATTGGAGTTGGAAGATTTCCTGTCCGGACTGTTGCGCAAGCTACCCTGGTTGTTGATAAAACAATTGCTTATATGCAAAACAAGGAACTTGCTTCCTGGAAGAATACCATTTGTTTTGTAGCGGACGACGGAGACAATCACTTGCATATGAGTCAGGCTGATGAACTAGCCACGAAAGTGGAGGCCACCTATCCTGAATTTATGGTGAACCGTATTTATGCGGATGCGTATAAATGGGAAACAACTGCAACGGGGCATACTTATAAACAGGCAACCAAACGATTGCTTGATCTTTTCAAAGAGGGAATGCTGCTGGTGAACTACACCGGACATGGAGGGCCTAACGGCTGGTCGGCAGAGAATATTCTTGTCTCCTCGGATATTCTTGCAATGCATTCGCCCAGATTGCCGCTTTGGGTTACTGCCACTTGCGACTTTTGCAGGTATGATGACGTATCAACTTCTGCGGGTGAACTTGCTTTAATAAATAATCAGAGTGGAGCAATTGCTTTGTTTACCACTTCCCGAGTGGTATATGCACAGAATAATTCCCAGTTGAATAAGGTGTTCTGCAATTATGTGTTCAGTAAGCAGAATGGCAAGCGCCTGCGTCTGGGAGATGTAATGCGACTGTCAAAGAGTGATTCTAATTTAAGCGGTGATCTGAACAAACTAAAATTCTCTTTAATCGGCGATCCGGCATTAATGCTGGCCTATCCCGATTATAAAGTTGTTGTTGATAAGTTCAACGGTAAGGATGCTGCCTCTTCAGATCTGGCTATAAAAGCCGGAGGAAAAGTACAGGTGGAAGGACGAGTGACCGACACCAACGGAAATACGCTGACTGACTTCAATGGGAAAGTTTACCCAACAGTCTTTGATAATAAAGTAACGGTAACTACCTTAAATAATGACGGAACGGGAATTATTGTAGATCCCAATAATCCGGGCGAAACAATCCCCGGAGGTTTTACTTTCTCACAGAGAGAGAAGAAATTGTTTTCAGGCAGCGATTCCATTAAATCGGGAAACTTCTCATTTACATTTCCGGTTCCTAAGGATATTAATTATTCCAACAAGCAAGGAATGGTGAACTTCTACGCAGCAGAAACAACAACCAGCAGAGAAGCTCAAGGGGCATTCAGTAACTTTGTGATTGGTGGTACAGAACCCGGTACGGATGTAACAGACAGTCTTGGCCCAAAGATTAACCTTTACCTGAATACACCCGATTTTGCATACGGCAGCCAAACAAATGAAACGCCTTACCTTATTGCAGGACTGGAAGACAAAGACGGAATTAATACCGTTGGCAATGGAGTAGGTCATGATATTGTTGCCATTATAGACAATTCCCCGAATTACACCTATGTACTGAATAACTATTACGAAGCTTACTTTGGCGATTATACCCAAGGTACAGTGCGCTACAGCCTTCCCGCCTTACCCGAAGGAAAGCACACCTTGTTTTTCCGGGCATGGGATGTTATGAACAATTCTTCTTCCACTTCATTGGAATTTGAAGTGGTAAAAGGATTAAAGCCGGGTTTGTTTAGTGTGTATTGCACCAAGAGCCCGGCGCGCGATAACACCACATTTGTAATCAGTCACGACCGCCCTGAAACAACACTGGATGTTAAGTTGGTGGTATACGATTTTGCCGGCCGTGAAATGTGGACACATACCGAATCGGGCATGAGTGCTAATAATTACTATTACGTAGACTGGAATTTAACCAGTAATGGTGGTCAAAGACTGGCACCGGGAGTCTATTTATTCCGTGCTTCCATTACATCGGGCGGAAGCAAAGAGAGTACCCGTGCAGGAAAAATAGTCATTCTTGCACAATAATCGGCCCGATTAAAAGTTTTATATAACAGATGAATAAGATAGAACGTATGAAGCAGCTTAAAGTATATTCCCTTTTAATCCTGTTGTTCCTCGCAAATGTGAGTTTGCAGGCACAAGACACCAAGAATCAGTTCAACCCTGTCAATACTGGCGTGACTTCCCTTTCCATTGCTCC
This genomic interval from uncultured Bacteroides sp. contains the following:
- the porU gene encoding type IX secretion system sortase PorU, which translates into the protein MCSRNYLSFLLLFLFVLPISAQDFTSLKWQNSSVAQKLSFEEALFPIGSQLPRYIHNIDLGTDYADYTYQVKIEYPDFQALTKSDISFITASKELLNSYPKADTRLFVSAKKGILEVSFVPLVFRGGQYQRINSFKLTLEKIAVKLKRTSSNLHTSTSNSKMATGKWVKIRVSESGVYKITNAELSQMGFTNPAKVRLCGYGGFILPENFKLPKNDDLPEIPLWREKDYVLFYANGVVRWDANTGVTRFTHTNNYYSSYGYYFLTEGDETPLTFPVEQSVTSDNATTITSFDDYAIYEKDAYNWTSSGRELYDSYDYVAGNSKSYSFTLPGITNERAYCTVAFAAESANYTSVAMQINGANLGQFSIAACPQGDSYCKAQPGSGTFPWDGDKSEKSIVTLTHSRESGVSGRLDYIQLNYRRKLALYDSFTAFRNLPSVNTISTYVISGANSNMKVWDITTPGDYKQINGSLSESNYSFTVNNPSLREFVAVDVNGANLKKVEVVGVVSNQNLHALGQCDMAIIVPSNGDFLAQAERLADAHRTKDGMTVHVVTADQVYNEFSSGTPDATAYRWFMKMFYDRAVSESELPRYLLLFGDCAWDNRMITSSWQGYSTNDFLLGYQSNNSTWETYSYVTDDYLGLLDDEDGASLEYNGMDIGVGRFPVRTVAQATLVVDKTIAYMQNKELASWKNTICFVADDGDNHLHMSQADELATKVEATYPEFMVNRIYADAYKWETTATGHTYKQATKRLLDLFKEGMLLVNYTGHGGPNGWSAENILVSSDILAMHSPRLPLWVTATCDFCRYDDVSTSAGELALINNQSGAIALFTTSRVVYAQNNSQLNKVFCNYVFSKQNGKRLRLGDVMRLSKSDSNLSGDLNKLKFSLIGDPALMLAYPDYKVVVDKFNGKDAASSDLAIKAGGKVQVEGRVTDTNGNTLTDFNGKVYPTVFDNKVTVTTLNNDGTGIIVDPNNPGETIPGGFTFSQREKKLFSGSDSIKSGNFSFTFPVPKDINYSNKQGMVNFYAAETTTSREAQGAFSNFVIGGTEPGTDVTDSLGPKINLYLNTPDFAYGSQTNETPYLIAGLEDKDGINTVGNGVGHDIVAIIDNSPNYTYVLNNYYEAYFGDYTQGTVRYSLPALPEGKHTLFFRAWDVMNNSSSTSLEFEVVKGLKPGLFSVYCTKSPARDNTTFVISHDRPETTLDVKLVVYDFAGREMWTHTESGMSANNYYYVDWNLTSNGGQRLAPGVYLFRASITSGGSKESTRAGKIVILAQ